The segment TGGATTCCTGTGGCATTGCGGATAATGGAATTGCCCATTACGGGTAAGCCATTATGGGAGTAACCATTGACGAAGAGGTGCTATTTGGGACAGTAGAGTTGGCGTCCTGTGAAGCGGTAATATTTGGGACAGTAGAGTTGGCGTCCTATGAAGAGGTGATATTTGGGACAGTAGAGTTGGCGTCACGTGAAGAGGTGATATTTGGGACAGTAGAGTTGGCGTCCAGTGAAGAGGTAATATTTGGGACAGTAGAGTTGACGTCCTGTGAAGAGGTGATATTTGGGACAGTAGAGTTGGCGTCACGTGAAGAGGTGATATTTGGGACAGTAGAGTTGGCGTCCAGTGAAGAGGTAATATTTGGGACAGTAGAGTTGACGTCCTGTGAAGAGGTGATATTTGGGACAGTAGAGTTGGCGTCCTGTGAAGAGGTGATATTTGGGACAGTAGAGTTGGCGTCACGTGAAGAGGTGATATTTGGCACAGTAGAGTTGACGTCCTGCGAAGAGGTGCTGTTTGGGACGGTAGAGTTGGCGTCCAGTGAAGAGGTGATATTTGGGACAGTAGAGTTGGCGTCCTGTGAAGACGTGATATTTGGGGTAGAAGTGTTGATGTCATTTAGCTCGACTTCAGTTGTTTGATTTTGGTTCAGTGGTTGTACTGTCGAAACGACTGAAACAAAATGGCGCATCAATGGTGTTTAGACAATTAAAGAGAAAGACAGCTAGACAATAGGTCCGTGTTGGTAGATGGTTACAGACAGCTAGACAATAGGTCCGTGTTGGTAGATGGTTACAGACAGCTAGACAATAGGTCCGTGTTGGTAGATGGTTACAGACAGCTAGACAATAGGTCCGTGTTGGTAGATGGTTACAGACAGCTAGACAATAGGTCCGTGTTGGTAGATGGTTACAGACAGCTAGACAATAGGTCCGTGTTGGTAGATGGTTACAGACAGCTAGACAATAGGTCCGTGTTGGTAGATGGTTACAGACAGCTAGACAATAGGTCCGTGTTGGTAGATGGTTACAGACACTTTGTTGCACGCCTGATTTCAAACGAACGCCAAGGGAGCCACCTTGAAAGGCACATTTACACACTCGTGACCGCTGATTCAAGATTACACTCTATGTTGCCATCGTGTGTCTAGTCGGTGGACTTATCTCTCACCAATCATTGGCCTGAGACAAACTGCTGATCAGGTATActacaacaccaccaccaccaccaccaccaacaacaacaacaacaacaacaacagcagcaacaacatcaacaacaacagcaacaacagcagcaacaacaacaacaacaacaacaacaacaacacgaaacATATACACTTGTGTGCAGATCTTTATGATGAAGCtattgatgtaaaaaaaaaaaaagaagaaaaaaacaacaaaaaaacatactATTAGAAAGACCATTCCTTTTGAATCACATACTGTTTTGCAAAATATTCCAGAAAGAGTTCAAGATAAGTtttcagacaaaagacaaataaaCAATACTGCGGAGTTGTCTCACCAGGAGAATCATTGATGGTAACGTTGGCAGAAGATGTGATGCTTAGAGCAGAAGAGTTGGTTTTCTCATCAGTGTCATTCAGGTTGACTTTTGATGCTTGACCTTCGGCCAAAGATTGTTTGGTCGAACGTCCTGAAACAAAATAACACCAGTGGCGATGAAAACGTTTAAAGACACCTTCCCCTTCCCACTATCCGAATGGCGAGAGCActggtgacacacacacacacacacacacacacacacacacacacacacacacacacacacacacacacacacacacacacacacacacacacgcgcgggcgcgcacgcacgcacgcacgcatgcacacatacacacacacaaactctctcacacacacacacacacacacacacacacacacataaacacacacacatacacttacacacgtacacctacacacacacacacacacccacacacccacacacacacacgcaaacatacccacacacgcacacacacactcacacacacacacacacacacacagacaaacacacacacacaaacacacccacacacaatcacacacacacacatacgcacgcacacacacacacacacacacacacacacacacacacacacacacacacacacaacacttacTGGGACAGGCCTGGGTGTTGCACGGTCTGACAGTCAATTCAGCGTTGTCGCCGGAGCAGAAACGGCCGCCATTTTGGGGGGCGGGGTTCGTGCACGTGCGTCGGTCTGTCCGTGTCTTGTAACCTCCCCCACAGGATTGGGAACAAGTCCCTGTCACGGAACTACTCCATGCCGACCAGCCGCCGTCAACTGAGAAAATTAAATTAGAATTACGAGTCGCGATTAATGTGTATAGCCCTGCtgctaaggcctggcgctcacctatgttaGGCCTGGCGTTCACCTATgttaggcctggcgctcacctatgttaggcctggcgctcacctatgttaGGCCTGGCGTTCACCTAtgttcagcaggacagacgacgcactgcagcttatcccagcccgctacacgttgcgtgaaaggaaaacaggccaagtactcgtcagaatccctatcgcagcatcaataatatgcagtgcgtcgtctgtgccgctgaagctgcgcaggtatattctgcccttaagatTGTGATTTAAATTGTTTACTTGTCTCGGCCATTGGGATGCGGTATACGTCTTGACCAGTCCTCTCGTTGGTGGCTTTGATCCAATCCTTTTCGATGTACATCGTAGCGTGTTGGATTTCTAAGAGAACTCTCAAGGACTTGATCTTGTACATTGTCATAACATCAAGAGAGCATAATGTAGACTCCTGTGTGATTGTAGTGGGgcctgacgggcgcagtggcgtggtggtaagacctCGGCCCTTAATCGGGAGGTAgtcagttcgaatcccggtcgctgccgcctggtgggttaagagtggagattttttccgatctcccaggtcaacgtatgtgcaaacctgctagtgacttaacccctttcgtatgtacacgcaagcacaagaccaagtgcgcacggaaaagatcatgtaatccatgtcggagttcggtggggtatggaaaacacgaaaatacccagcatgcctgctcaacgaaagcggagtgagctgactatggtctcagagtatagtgtggggaacccaaatgggcaaacgagctcacacgtaaccagacaattctggaacgctgaagaagaagaagaagaagaagaagtggggCCACCTGGCCTTGAGACGGGTCTTTGAGGAGAGGCGGGAACAGGAATTAAAGAGAAATGTAAACCAATagggccacaaaaaaaaaataggtgtggttacggtaacatagccaaaaaaaatagggtaggtaggtaggcaatcactttttttttaactattttttctaatgtgtacaaattaaacctacttgacagggaaataagtgtgcgactcgggcgctttcgctttcattgcgttttttgcactcggttttttttggttttgttttgttttgacaaatgtaataaaaagttataggatcggcccctaaaaatagggtaggtcgggttaccgtaaccacacctatttttttttttaggcctagtCATGGTTTTCCTGGGTTGTTGTTTCCAGTGATTTGTCGGAACGTGCTATGGAACTCGtgactttgattttgtttttctacACGTGTGAGAAGTTCATGACAAGTGCAAGATTTATTCGTTCCAGCAAAGACACTTAAAAGGCGCATCCGCATGGTGTTCTCCTAGCAATGACCTTAGGGTCAACTTCTACAGGTGGCCACATTCACATAGCTACCACTCTCACTACTAGCATCATATCTTATTCGTCCAGTTCCCATTCCAACACACTTACTGATGCAGGCTTGGATATTACAGGAAGAGCTGGTGTACTTGTAGCTATTTCCGGAGCAGGAACGCCCGCCATTGGAAGGCATGGGGTTTGTGCACGTGCGGGTGTCTGTGCGTGTCCGGGTTCCATCCCCACACGTCACAGAGCAAGATCCATTGGTGTGATATGACCATGAGCTCCATCCGCCGTTTACTGAAATGTGTTCAGCAGTAACAGTACATTACACGGACACTTAGCACAAATAATGATTGCCACAATTTTCAAACTCAACTAAAACATTAATtctcgtgtcatttcattcaaaactGTATAAACTATGACATTAAAGGCATTTGACTTGGCTGTCTGGTGCACATTTTTCGAGCTGGCTTGGATTTTATGATAACTACTCTTTTCTCAAATTCATaaatctatctgtctctctgtttctgtctctgtctgtctggttgtctggctggctgtctctgtctctgtctctctctctctctctctgtctccctctctctctctctctctgtctctgtctctctgtctctctctctctctctctctctctctctctctctctctctctctctctgttcataaAAAGAATACTTACTAGGACAGTGGTGTGTGTTGCAAGACTCCTTCACGGTTTGGGAGCTACTCCCAGAGCATCTTGACCCACCATTAGAGGGCGTGGGGTttgtgcacgtgcgtgtgtctgtccgtgtccGGGTGCCACCCCCACACGTCACAGAGCACGATCCATGCGTGTGGTACGACCATGATGTCCACCCCCC is part of the Littorina saxatilis isolate snail1 linkage group LG15, US_GU_Lsax_2.0, whole genome shotgun sequence genome and harbors:
- the LOC138949336 gene encoding hemicentin-1-like, which translates into the protein MASVLLLSLMLSLVILLAIFVLPASAATCSYSCSHVKQTTMSCGTWGWSRCKHTKTTWATCYKTCVNGGWTSWSYHTHGSCSVTCGGGTRTRTDTRTCTNPTPSNGGSRCSGSSSQTVKESCNTHHCPINGGWSSWSYHTNGSCSVTCGDGTRTRTDTRTCTNPMPSNGGRSCSGNSYKYTSSSCNIQACIIDGGWSAWSSSVTGTCSQSCGGGYKTRTDRRTCTNPAPQNGGRFCSGDNAELTVRPCNTQACPRRSTKQSLAEGQASKVNLNDTDEKTNSSALSITSSANVTINDSPVVSTVQPLNQNQTTEVELNDINTSTPNITSSQDANSTVPNITSSLDANSTVPNSTSSQDVNSTVPNITSSRDANSTVPNITSSQDANSTVPNITSSQDVNSTVPNITSSLDANSTVPNITSSRDANSTVPNITSSQDVNSTVPNITSSLDANSTVPNITSSRDANSTVPNITSS